In Etheostoma cragini isolate CJK2018 unplaced genomic scaffold, CSU_Ecrag_1.0 ScbMSFa_478, whole genome shotgun sequence, the genomic window ACACGGCACGCtaacagctacagctacagATCATGCTAACAGCTACAGCTACACAGCAGGCTAACATCTACAGCTACAAGGCATGCTGACAGCTACACGGCACGCTAACAGCTGCAGCTACATGGCAGGCTAACAGCTACATGGCATGCTAACAGCTCCAGCAACGAGGAACGCTATAGCTACAGCTATATGGCGTTATGATGTTAATCATGATGTTGATCATGTAATCATGATGTCATCCCGGGTTCACCCTGGTTCTGTTGTGTCTCCCTCAGGGTGACCAGGAGCTGAAGTCCGTCGCCCCGGGCAACGAGCCAGCAGACCCCAGCGGCAGCGGCGCCGCCGCCAGAGCCGAGGTGGAGCCGGACAAGTTCGATTTCCCCCCGGAGTCGGACGAGGAGTACATGGTGGTGGAGGAGGCCGACTCGGCGGCCGCCGGCCGCGACAAGAAGACGGGGCTGACGCGCATCGAGAGCTTCAAAGCCACCTTCTCCAAGGAGAACATGAGCAAGACCCGCGAGAACCTGGGCACCAAGGTCAACAAGCTGGGCGAGCGCATCGTGACGGCCGAGCGCCGCGAGAAGAT contains:
- the LOC117941284 gene encoding caveolae-associated protein 4a-like, which produces HPGFTLVLLCLPQGDQELKSVAPGNEPADPSGSGAAARAEVEPDKFDFPPESDEEYMVVEEADSAAAGRDKKTGLTRIESFKATFSKENMSKTRENLGTKVNKLGERIVTAERREKIRQSGERLKAKLNPKKERTVAEGQEGAEGPAEGPAKTVQPVPPPKGRKAGPDAAKGAQDEGKAEDSEVPMYDMKQLS